One segment of Triticum aestivum cultivar Chinese Spring chromosome 2A, IWGSC CS RefSeq v2.1, whole genome shotgun sequence DNA contains the following:
- the LOC123188481 gene encoding 60S ribosomal protein L15-2 produces MGAYKFVSELWRRKQSDVMRFVQRVRCWEYRQQPAIVRITRPTRPDRARRLGFKAKQGYVIYRIRVRRGGRKRPVPKGIVYGKPKHQGITQLKFQRNKRSVAEERAGRRLGGLRVLNSYWVNEDSTYKYFEVILVDVAHSAVRNDPRINWLCKPVHKHRELRGLTSAGKKFRGLRGKGHRHHKNRPSRRATWKRNQTVSLRRYR; encoded by the exons atGG GCGCGTACAAGTTCGTGTCGGAGCTATGGAGGAGGAAGCAGTCCGACGTGATGAGGTTCGTGCAGCGCGTGCGTTGCTGGGAGTACAGGCAGCAGCCCGCCATCGTCCGCATCACCAGGCCCACCCGCCCCGACAGGGCACGCCGTCTCGGCTTCAAGGCCAAACAG GGTTATGTGATCTACCGTATCCGTGTGAGACGTGGTGGCAGGAAGCGCCCAGTGCCCAAGGGTATTGTTTATGGCAAGCCCAAGCACCAGGGTATTACCCAACTCAAGTTCCAGAGGAACAAGAGGTCTGTTGCTGAGGAAAGAGCTGGGCGCAGGCTTGGTGGTCTTCGTGTCCTCAACTCCTACTGGGTGAATGAG GACTCCACCTACAAGTACTTTGAGGTCATCCTTGTTGATGTTGCTCACAGCGCTGTCCGCAACGATCCAAGGATCAACTGGCTCTGCAAGCCTGTGCACAAGCACCGTGAGCTGCGTGGTCTCACCTCTGCAGGAAAGAAATTCCGTGGTCTGCGTGGCAAGGGTCACCGCCACCACAAGAACAGGCCCTCAAGGAGAGCCACCTGGAAGAGGAACCAGACCGTCTCCCTCCGCCGCTACCGTTAA